The segment AGAAAGCAGAGGTAACCAAGTAGTGGAGAGGTCTAGGTTAGCCAATGCCTCCTCCAAATTTAGCAACTGAAGAGCTTAACAATAACAATTCTGAAGGTATGGATGCTTCAAAAATCATCTCTCCACTCAACTCATATGATGCTGTTGTTTTAGGAGGCACCTTTGATAGGTTGCATGATGGGCATCGTCGTCTTCTCAAGGCTGCAGCAGAATTGACAAGGGGAAGAGTGGTTGTTGGTGTGTGCACCGGACCAATGCTGGCAAACAAAGAGCTTGCTCACTTGATTGAACCTGTGGAAAAGAGAATTGGAGCTGTTGAAAGATACATTAAGTCTATCAAACCAGAATTACAAGTGCATGTGGAACCTATCACCGATCCCTATGGTCcatccattgtggatagtgatctAGATGCCATCGTTGTTAGCAAGGAAACTTTTGCTGGTGGGCTGTCTGTCAATAAAAGAAGGGCTGAAAGAGGTTTATCTCAATTGAAGTTGGAAGTGGTTGACCTGGTCATCGAAGGGGAAAATGGTGAAAAGCTCAGCTCTACAGCACTGCGTCAAGTTGATGCTTCTGAACAGACCAGGAAGGGATGTTCTGTTGCTTCTGAGCAATGACTCATGATATTATTGATTAGACTAATGTATTTACTGATTTAGTTTATGTTCATTTTGAAGACGATTTTGTCTTGACTATCAGAAAAAATAGCGTACCTGCAATGGGGAAAAACAGTGAAGCAATCATGGCCAAAATTCACATATGAATGGTATCAAATACATGCATTGGTAATCAAtgcttgaataacttgaatttcttGTCAAGAATAGTTTGTCCATGACTtcatagttttgaagatattatggCTGAAATTCGATGCTTAAGTTGTCTAAACCGAAACCATTAATCGAGAAAGAAATAGTCTTTTAACATTTATCCTGTGTAGCACTAACAtatattgaaacaaaacaaaatttgcaaaatttcaaaaagaaaattagTGGAGAGGTCTGCTGTGAGCGTCCATCCATTTGGCCTGAATTCATGCAGGCAATAGCTTTTTGTTACCGAAGGTTTCTACACACCCATAGATTAATCGAAACGTCAAGATTTCCATGTAGAAAAGTTGGTTTTACATCCATTTtctaagaaaaattaaaaattaatagctAAAAGGAATTAAATGGGTTTCTTCTGATTGCACCACTCCGACTTACACCTCTATCTAAATTTCTTTTTTAAATAGCCATTTACATCCAATGGCTTTCCTCCCTTCACAAAACTcgactaggggaagagcaccaatagttgagcaccctaacttcgcgcttctcaaaatcttacgtggaaatttcaaatcattcccaattttttacagtagcttacttggcaagtcccctgcttataactaagctttcagcaccacatcatcaagtatggtgccacatcagcatgctttttgccaaggtatccaaaacagcccccccaaaaagtgagaccaataggcgtgcaaaagaggccccaatagttgtgcagctgatatgacatcacctgattggttactttttacaatattagtacatttcctaacaactaatggtacatttcctaacaaaaattggtattgtatgtttcaaacaataggttttatttgttcaatttttgaaacaaaaggtatcaacaagcctcacaacaattggtatatgctcaactactggtgctcttcccctagatcCCATATGTTACATATTACAAATATTTAATATAATCTTTCATGGCCTttaactaggattcctattcatttGTAGACAAATCCTCGTTCATAGATCTAGGTTCATTGTCATAACATGATAGAGCTAATAGAAAACTATAATCAAAGGGCCACACCTTTCAATTGAATTTTGTTTCCTCGTGTTTCCTCGTGGACCTTTTGAGAGGTGTAACAAGAGGCTCTTGTTCCTCATTAGAATTTGAAGTTCAACCTTCTCCTCCATCATTTTGTACATCCTATCATTGTTCTATATGTATGATTTTTGAAATTAACATCTTTAGAATACATGTTTAATGCTACATATTCCAAAGCTTATAATCCTTGAAACACTTTCTATCTCTAAAATTAAGCTTAGAATGTCTATCTTTAGGAACTTTAATACATGCTTTGTAAATTTATGGTATTTAACTTATCCATACCTCATAAGGTGTTTTCTCAACCAAAGTAAAAATGGAAAACTTGTTAATCAAGTAACAAGCAATGTGAACTGCTTTAGTTCAAAAGCGTTATACAAGTTTGGCACTACTTAACTTGCTTCTAGCTATGTTCATCAAAGTCTTGTTCATATTTTTTTCTACTTCATTTTTCTATGGATTATATAGATTTCCTTTTTGTCTAACAATCCTTTCACATCTACAATAATTAGTTTCTAGAGAAAAACTCAACACCGTTATCTATTCTATTCTTAAAACTTTACTTTCCTATTTATCTCTTTCTCAACAAATGGTTTAAACTCTTTACTTGTTGAAAATACAATAGATTCATGCTTTAAAAAATAAACCTATCTatatctagagaagtcatcaataaaatgaAACACATTAGTGATGTTTTACATTTGAAGGCACAACATTCACAAGACCAAATACATTGCTATGAATAACCTCTAATTTTTCATTAGCTTTGATATAACTAGAATTGAATGAAACTATATGCTATTTCCCATACACATTGCATTGGTGGTTTTTCTTTACTAATCCTTGACTCTAAGGTTCTCACGAAGTTGTGATTTATGTGACCAAATTGTGCACAAGGAGGATACCTATCTTTGACTTAGAGATCATAAAAGATCAACAAATAAGGGAATTTCAGTCACTTCTACACTTTGAACCCTACCAAGCTCGAGAGAGTAATTTTGTAGATCCTTTAGAGAATAAAATAGTCAATACTCAAAAGAAATCCCCACAAAATGGCTTTGTGGGAGTTTCTTTACTTCAATCTATAGATCTATTTCAGGAAGTTAGGTTAATTGATGTAGCTAAAGATAAGTCTTAGCCACAAATCACTTGAGATATATTCAATAAAATAACATACACACAACTAACCTACTTCAATACATTTTGCAACTACTTCAATACaatcataaaattacaaaaaaatgtagCAAAGTTCATAACAATAAACTACATATAATGAATAGACAAAGAAGATTGAAAGAAACAACTTGTGATTTTTCTTGATTTTAGTGGGtgtgaatggttggccttcaaggTTGGCCTTCAAGGTTGATCGATGCCTAATATTACAATAAAGTCAAATTCAAATGAAACACTAATGGCAAAGCAAGCCCTAATTCTCAAATAAGTTTAATATGCTTGGCTCTATCTGTAGAGTTTAAACCATCACATGCCTTTTAGTCCCAATAGTGTGCCTCTACTTAGTAATTCTAAATTAGTCCAAGAAAGAAAGATTCTCACCAAAGATTCTCGTTTCAACATAGAACtataaaaatacaaaataattttattgCACTATTTGAATGCAAACTAACATAGATTAACACAAATATCAGCACATGCGAACTCAATTGTTCCTTGAATCTTCTAAAGCTCTTAAATAACTCGTGTGATAAAATAAATTTGAAGGAATAGACACGTCTTCTATTGATTTTTTGATAAAATCTGACTTTGGCATTACAAAATATCATATGAAATAAAAAATCTTTGTTACATTCATTTACTTAGGTTGCAATATAATTTTGAGCTTGACCTAGATGAGCCTTTTTCCTTTACAAATGTAAAAAGACTAACCATTTTCAATTAATCACAAAACTCTTACATAGATTTGGAATTATAGCAAAAAAATGTGGCTCAATAAATGTACATGACTTCAACCCATGCCACTATAATTACCACTTACTTTGCCTCAAAAGTGCTACCCCAAGGTCAAACATGACAATAATATTTGAGAATCCACTCATGAAGATCTATGAATAAATAAGTTACCAACCTACATCCAAatttgtgttgaagacatgaaaATATTCATAAAATGCATTGTATGATCATCCAAAAGACATGAAAAATTGGTCAATACAAGAAAAATAATGGTTACAATAACTCTAGCATAGTCATTGTATCTCTAGCCATCGAATCATGCTTCTACGAACATAAAAATGATTTTAGGGTTTTCATCCATTAGATGTAGAGCCAAACCGAGTTATAGTTGAAACCCTAATTACTTACAACCAATTGTTAGCAAAAACCACTTTAAAAACATAACAAAACTATAGTCTAATCCTCTTGGGAAGTGAAAACATGATGCCCTCAACTATTAATACTTTTCTTGTTCATGTTAGGTCCTCTTTGGCGATCTCATGGCCTTAAGGGATGTTTTGATAAGTTAAATAAAATTGGAAAAACTTAGTGAGACTATTGTACTTCGGAGTTCAAGAGGAACTCATGTCAAAATCTTGTAGTTGGGCTTATTAGACTTCAAAGTTGCTTGGAAAGTCACACTAAAACAAGGTGTAGGGAAGGAGAAGTCCACAAAGGAAACTCCAACACTCAAAAGTCTTTCAAAATGTTGAGGTTAGGATAGACTCGTGAGATAAAATAGGGTATGGAATGGTTGAAAATGTGACTTTGAAAGAGTTCAATATTTTTTAGGGTGTGAAAAAGGTAACATCAATAGGAAATTTTAAAAGAATGATGACATCAACACTATACAATGATGGTGTCAACAAGGATGGACCAACTCATAATTTTGGTAATAGGTTGATGTTAGTATGCCATCATGATGAAGTGAGCATCAAGAGATTTGTGTTGGATGAAAGGATATATTAGTAGGAACAACTCCAAACCATCAAAACACTAAGATAGTTTTTTAGACCAATGGAGATCGAGCATAGAGAGCATGAA is part of the Cryptomeria japonica chromosome 10, Sugi_1.0, whole genome shotgun sequence genome and harbors:
- the LOC131029665 gene encoding phosphopantetheine adenylyltransferase; this translates as MPPPNLATEELNNNNSEGMDASKIISPLNSYDAVVLGGTFDRLHDGHRRLLKAAAELTRGRVVVGVCTGPMLANKELAHLIEPVEKRIGAVERYIKSIKPELQVHVEPITDPYGPSIVDSDLDAIVVSKETFAGGLSVNKRRAERGLSQLKLEVVDLVIEGENGEKLSSTALRQVDASEQTRKGCSVASEQ